The DNA region TGAACCGAACAGGAAAATGGATTTGACTCCTTTGTCACGCAACGGTTTTTCCAAAGAAGAAATCTGTTTATGAATTTCTTCTTTGGTTAGTTGTGTTGTCAAGGATGTATCAATTGAGGTATTGTCTCGTTTGACTAATAACCGCAACGCCTCGCGAACTACTTCGCTGGCATTGTTGTAAAGTCCGGATGAAACCTTCTCCCGAATGAACTCCTCCAACTTGGGTGTGAGTGAAACATTCATTAATATCTGCCTGCACTATAAAAGATACTTTGATAACAAACTTTGTCAATCTTTGTTGTAAAGATTGTTTTTTTGTATTTTATCGTCAGGAATAATCTCATTCTAAACTATACAGGCATACTTACAGAGTTGAATTTCCCAAAGAGGGAAGGTGTATGAAAGAAAACGAACCGTCGCACTTGCGAACCTACAGGGTGCTGTTTCTCTGCACGGGCAATTTGGCCCGTTCGATCATTGCTGAATCTCTTTTGAATCACAATAGCGACGGAAGATTTGTCGGCTACAGTGCGGGCAGTCATCCTCGGGGAGAAGTTCACCCCCATGCTCTTGATCTCCTGCTTGGCAAGGGACACGCCATTGAGAACCTGCGCTCCAAGTCTTGGGATGAATTCGAGGTGGAGGGCGTTCCTTCGATGGATTTTGTTTTTACAGTGTGTGACAACGCGGCGAAAGAACCTTGTCCCGTGTGGCCGGGCAGGCCGGTTACGGCTCACTGGGGTCTTGCGGACCCCGCGGGCGTTGAGGGAACTGAAACTGAGCAGCTAAAAGCTTTTGAAAAAGCCTACGACTTGCTCAAAGAGCGTATCGCTGCGTTTCTGGCCCTTCCGTTTGACTCGCTTGACAGCGTGGAACTTCGTGAGAGACTTGAAAAGATAAGGCGCCGTGGGTCTGGAACGGACGGAGAATAGTTACTGACGTTTGAAGCGTTTCTGTCCGACCACCGCATGGACCTGAATAGTTCTGATTCTCACGCAAAAGCACTATGAAGAAACAAAAAACCCTGTATCTGGCTAACCCCTACGGCTTTTCCGCACAGCAGCGCGAAGGGCCCTTGGCGGTTCTTGTCGAGGTTCTGGAATCAATGGGAGCTGAGGTATGGGAGCCGTTTTCCCGGAATAATCAGGTTGATAAGGCGGTTGCCGGTTGGGCCTACCGGATCGGACAGTCGGACCTCAGGGACGTGCGTGAGGCCGACGGGTTGTTTGCGGTTGTCAATGGATGTCCGCCGGACGAAGGAGTTATGGTGGAACTGGGAATGGCTATTGCTTGGGAAAAACCCGTGTTTCTGTTCCGGGATGACTTCCGCAGCTGCACCGACAGCGAGGTCTATCCGCTCAACCTGATGCTGTTTGCCGGCATGCCTGAAAAGGGCTGGGAGGCTTACTTGTATGGTTCTGTAGAAGAGATAACCGACCCGGACAAAGCGCTGGCGAGATGGCTTAAAGATACGGAGTGATCCGGGCCATGAAAAAGTTTACCGGTCTGCTATCCTCAAAACCCTTGCCCCTTTTCCTCCCCCACTTTTCATTTCCAGAAGTGCTGCGTTTGCCTCTTCAAGTCCGTACTCGGTGACTTCAGCCTCTATTCCCAGAGTGGACGCGGCCGAGAGAAAGCCGGCAACATCTTCTCTTGTGACATTCGCTACGCTTTTTATCTCTTTCTCAAGCCAGAGATGCGACTGGTAATCGAGACTCAGCAAAGAATTGATGTCGGAGTTCTCCTTGCTTATGGCGTTTACAATCAGTTTTCCCCCGGGGACAAGATTCTCAAGCGAGCGCAAAACGGGTTTCCATGCCGGAGTGGTGTCAATGATGGCTGAAAGCTGCTTGGGGGAATGCTCTTCAATTCCGCCTGACCAGGATGCTCCAAGCTCCATTGCGAACAGCCTTTCCCTTTCTCCTCTTGCGAATACGAACACCTCGCATAGTGGATATGAGTGACGAAGTAGCTGTATGACCAGATGCGCTGAAGCTCCGAATCCCATAAGCCCTACGGCGTCGCCGTCTGTTATTCCGGAAAGTCTGGCGCAACGGTAACCTATCGCTCCGGCGCAAAGGAGAGGGGCCGTCTTCACTGGGTCCATTCCCTCCGGTATGCGGTGAACGAAGTCTGCGTCCGCGACCATAAATTCGGCAAAACCTCCGTTTCTGTCCCTGCCGGTGGCGATGAAATCATGGCAGAGGTTTTCCCGTCCGCTACTACAATAGGAGCATTTTCCGCAGACTCCTCCTATCCACGCAATTCCGACCGTATCGCCTGCGTCGAAACTTCTTACGCCCGAGCCGTGTTCTTCGACCACCCCCACGACTTGATGTCCTGGAACAATCGGAAGAGACGGGGGGATCACCCTTCCTTCTGCCTCGTCCATGTCGGTGT from Candidatus Dadabacteria bacterium includes:
- a CDS encoding type II toxin-antitoxin system ParD family antitoxin, with protein sequence MNVSLTPKLEEFIREKVSSGLYNNASEVVREALRLLVKRDNTSIDTSLTTQLTKEEIHKQISSLEKPLRDKGVKSIFLFGSAVRDENTSASDIDVFIDINPEASFSLLDLVDVKHFLEDNLRCEVDIATREGLHPHIKESVIYESEQVF
- a CDS encoding arsenate reductase ArsC, which codes for MKENEPSHLRTYRVLFLCTGNLARSIIAESLLNHNSDGRFVGYSAGSHPRGEVHPHALDLLLGKGHAIENLRSKSWDEFEVEGVPSMDFVFTVCDNAAKEPCPVWPGRPVTAHWGLADPAGVEGTETEQLKAFEKAYDLLKERIAAFLALPFDSLDSVELRERLEKIRRRGSGTDGE
- a CDS encoding nucleoside 2-deoxyribosyltransferase → MKKQKTLYLANPYGFSAQQREGPLAVLVEVLESMGAEVWEPFSRNNQVDKAVAGWAYRIGQSDLRDVREADGLFAVVNGCPPDEGVMVELGMAIAWEKPVFLFRDDFRSCTDSEVYPLNLMLFAGMPEKGWEAYLYGSVEEITDPDKALARWLKDTE
- a CDS encoding zinc-dependent alcohol dehydrogenase family protein → MKAMVLRGTYDLLNNDTPLELLEIPTPEPAEGEVLIRILACGVCHTDMDEAEGRVIPPSLPIVPGHQVVGVVEEHGSGVRSFDAGDTVGIAWIGGVCGKCSYCSSGRENLCHDFIATGRDRNGGFAEFMVADADFVHRIPEGMDPVKTAPLLCAGAIGYRCARLSGITDGDAVGLMGFGASAHLVIQLLRHSYPLCEVFVFARGERERLFAMELGASWSGGIEEHSPKQLSAIIDTTPAWKPVLRSLENLVPGGKLIVNAISKENSDINSLLSLDYQSHLWLEKEIKSVANVTREDVAGFLSAASTLGIEAEVTEYGLEEANAALLEMKSGGGKGARVLRIADR